In one window of Prevotella sp. E13-17 DNA:
- a CDS encoding ribonuclease HII yields the protein MLLNHYYEGLVEAGCDEAGRGCLAGSVYAAAVILPPDYQNELLNDSKQLSEKRRYALREQIERDAVAWAVGIVTPEEIDHINILNASILAMHRALDQLQVRPQAVIVDGNRFKSYKDPASGSLLPHTTIVKGDGKYLAIAAASILAKTYRDDYMNQLAEAYPQYDWRSNKGYPTKKHREAIRQYGTTPYHRMSYNLLGDGQLSLPFDE from the coding sequence ATGTTGCTTAACCATTACTACGAAGGATTAGTAGAGGCTGGTTGCGATGAGGCTGGCCGTGGTTGTTTGGCAGGCAGTGTCTATGCAGCAGCTGTCATCCTGCCCCCCGATTACCAGAATGAACTGTTGAACGACTCTAAGCAACTGAGCGAGAAACGGCGCTATGCGTTGCGCGAGCAGATCGAGCGTGATGCTGTTGCGTGGGCAGTAGGCATCGTCACGCCCGAAGAGATAGACCATATTAATATTTTAAATGCCTCTATCCTGGCCATGCACCGCGCCCTCGATCAACTGCAGGTGCGCCCGCAGGCCGTCATTGTCGATGGCAACCGTTTTAAGTCCTATAAGGATCCCGCCAGTGGATCCCTGCTTCCCCATACTACTATCGTAAAAGGTGATGGCAAATATCTTGCCATTGCTGCCGCGTCTATTCTGGCTAAGACCTATCGCGACGACTATATGAACCAATTGGCCGAGGCCTATCCTCAGTACGACTGGAGGTCAAACAAGGGCTATCCCACCAAGAAACATCGCGAGGCCATCCGTCAGTATGGCACTACGCCCTATCATCGTATGAGCTATAACCTGTTGGGCGACGGACAACTGAGCCTCCCGTTTGACGAGTAA
- a CDS encoding DUF3109 family protein: MNIPPILQIGDILISSDIITEKFCCDYETCKGICCVEGDAGAPVTIDEVMEIENSTDVVWDDLSASAQSVIDQQGVAYTDQEGDLVTSIVGGKDCVFTCYDGDNCLCALEKAYRKGLTGYCKPISCALYPIREKTFSDGTVALNYHRWNICECGRKKGKALNLPVYQFLKEPLVRRFGEDWYQELCDVAQMLSSSDSH, translated from the coding sequence ATGAACATTCCTCCAATACTCCAAATAGGCGATATCCTGATTTCTTCGGATATCATCACCGAGAAATTTTGTTGCGATTATGAGACCTGCAAGGGCATCTGCTGCGTAGAAGGCGATGCCGGAGCCCCTGTGACCATCGACGAAGTGATGGAAATAGAGAACAGCACCGATGTGGTGTGGGACGATTTGTCGGCATCGGCTCAAAGCGTGATTGACCAGCAGGGGGTGGCATATACTGACCAGGAGGGTGATTTGGTGACCAGCATCGTGGGCGGAAAGGACTGCGTCTTTACCTGTTACGATGGCGACAACTGTCTGTGTGCACTTGAGAAAGCCTATCGAAAAGGTCTGACGGGCTACTGTAAGCCTATCAGCTGTGCCTTGTATCCTATTCGCGAAAAGACCTTCTCGGATGGCACTGTGGCACTGAACTACCATCGTTGGAACATCTGTGAGTGCGGACGCAAAAAAGGGAAGGCGCTAAACCTTCCCGTATATCAGTTCCTGAAAGAACCGTTGGTTCGCCGTTTTGGCGAAGATTGGTATCAGGAACTTTGTGATGTGGCGCAAATGCTCAGTTCTTCCGATAGTCACTAG
- a CDS encoding helix-turn-helix domain-containing protein encodes MDRNIVSSDFEKVKQWGTSTSLDDDLILLTDVGQLPTMTEPRRLNFIVIGLCQQGSASYKLDTEEKHISQGDIIIVSERHVVDHLNTSADFKCIGMVLSMKFFYEVIREVSDISALFLYSRYHPVMSLSEQEQQMFNDDFKVLNKKIAETHNHFHKELMRTLILAMFYDLSNIIYRAQSIKDDHQTRSDVIFTRFIRLVEENCRQQRRVSWYAQQMNITPKYLSQSVKNVSGRTPNTWIDNYVTLELRLALKNSTKSIKEITIDFNFPNQSFMGKYFKEHAGMSPSDYRKN; translated from the coding sequence ATGGATAGAAATATTGTATCATCTGATTTTGAAAAGGTCAAACAATGGGGCACAAGCACCTCACTCGACGATGACCTGATTCTATTGACCGACGTCGGACAGCTGCCGACAATGACTGAGCCGCGCCGACTAAACTTCATTGTGATTGGTCTCTGCCAACAGGGCAGTGCCAGTTATAAGCTCGACACCGAAGAGAAACACATCAGTCAGGGCGACATAATCATTGTCTCTGAGCGTCATGTGGTTGACCATTTGAACACTTCTGCTGACTTCAAGTGCATCGGCATGGTGCTCAGCATGAAGTTCTTCTACGAGGTGATCCGCGAGGTGAGCGACATCTCTGCCCTGTTTCTCTACTCACGCTACCACCCTGTCATGTCGCTATCAGAACAAGAACAGCAGATGTTCAACGATGACTTCAAGGTGCTCAACAAGAAGATTGCCGAGACTCACAACCACTTTCACAAGGAACTGATGCGCACACTTATCCTTGCCATGTTCTATGATCTGAGCAATATCATCTACCGTGCACAGTCTATCAAAGATGATCACCAGACGCGCAGCGACGTGATCTTCACCCGTTTCATCCGCCTGGTGGAAGAGAACTGTCGCCAACAGCGCCGCGTCAGCTGGTATGCTCAGCAGATGAACATCACACCTAAGTATCTCAGTCAGTCGGTGAAAAACGTCAGTGGTCGTACGCCCAACACATGGATCGACAACTACGTCACACTGGAACTGCGCCTTGCACTGAAGAACAGCACAAAGAGCATCAAGGAGATTACCATCGACTTCAACTTTCCCAATCAGTCATTCATGGGAAAATACTTCAAGGAGCATGCGGGTATGAGCCCTAGTGACTATCGGAAGAACTGA
- a CDS encoding WYL domain-containing protein, which yields MRHDKLERELRLLLLLIENHHYTVADICNKIDISRRNLYYYLESFKFMGFHVENNKPYYRIRKDSPWFKKFDAAVHFTEDEAILMRHILDKTGDDSQQMQRLKQKLDKLYDLDILDNVELREQVGRNVSSIYDAIKQKRTVVLEGYSSANSNTLSNRLVEPFLFLNGNQEVRCFEISSKMNKTFKLSRVQDVKILDLFWEYEKFHREMLTDIFMFSSESQQLVKLRLGRLSSSLLREEYPQSERYIEPDGDDHWLVELPVSSFKGVGRFVLGLLEDIEVLENDDFKDYLRQRIQTMKQRL from the coding sequence ATGAGACACGATAAACTGGAAAGAGAGCTGCGACTACTACTGCTGCTCATCGAGAACCATCACTATACGGTGGCGGATATCTGCAATAAGATAGATATATCGCGCCGCAATCTGTATTATTATTTAGAGTCGTTCAAGTTTATGGGCTTCCACGTAGAGAACAACAAACCCTACTACCGCATACGTAAAGACTCTCCATGGTTCAAGAAGTTCGACGCTGCCGTGCATTTCACCGAAGATGAGGCCATCCTGATGCGCCATATCCTAGACAAGACCGGCGACGACAGTCAGCAGATGCAGCGCCTGAAGCAGAAGCTGGACAAACTCTACGATCTGGACATCCTCGACAATGTGGAGCTCCGTGAACAGGTGGGGCGCAATGTCTCTTCCATCTATGATGCCATCAAGCAGAAACGTACGGTGGTGTTGGAGGGCTATTCTTCGGCCAACAGCAACACGCTTAGCAATCGTCTGGTGGAGCCGTTCCTCTTCTTGAATGGCAATCAGGAGGTGCGCTGCTTTGAGATATCCTCCAAGATGAACAAGACGTTCAAGCTGTCGCGTGTGCAGGACGTGAAAATCCTGGACCTGTTTTGGGAGTACGAGAAGTTCCATCGCGAGATGCTGACCGACATCTTTATGTTCAGCAGCGAGAGCCAACAGCTCGTCAAACTGCGTCTGGGACGACTATCCTCCAGCCTGCTTCGCGAAGAATACCCACAGAGCGAACGCTATATTGAACCCGATGGCGACGACCATTGGCTGGTGGAACTGCCCGTCAGCTCGTTCAAGGGCGTCGGACGCTTCGTGTTAGGACTCTTGGAAGACATTGAGGTGCTGGAGAACGACGACTTTAAAGACTATCTGCGACAGAGAATACAAACTATGAAACAACGACTATGA
- a CDS encoding DUF4923 family protein, giving the protein MKKNMMILAAAAMTLASCGSIALNQNATSTVTNNATTAATSVLGSVLEAATNGQALSNMFQSVLGLDKMTEKSIVGTWKYSSPGCAFTSQQLLAQAGGEIAAQQIKEKMLPTFTKLGVKSSNTTITFNDDKTFSAQFAGKKLSGTYTFEPSTGKVVLSTLLLNITCYAKKNADGIGLLFESTKLLTLFQTMSALSGNKTMSTISDLSKNYDGLRMGFDFK; this is encoded by the coding sequence ATGAAAAAAAACATGATGATTTTGGCAGCTGCAGCCATGACGCTGGCAAGCTGCGGTTCGATTGCACTGAACCAGAATGCAACATCAACGGTTACTAACAATGCTACAACGGCTGCTACCAGCGTGTTGGGCAGTGTGTTGGAGGCGGCCACCAATGGACAGGCCCTGAGCAATATGTTTCAGAGTGTGCTGGGACTCGACAAGATGACCGAGAAGAGCATCGTTGGCACATGGAAGTACAGTTCTCCTGGTTGCGCCTTCACCTCTCAGCAGCTGTTGGCCCAGGCGGGTGGCGAGATTGCTGCCCAGCAGATCAAGGAGAAAATGTTGCCCACCTTCACCAAGTTGGGCGTGAAATCGTCAAACACCACCATCACGTTTAACGACGACAAGACCTTCTCGGCACAGTTTGCAGGCAAGAAACTCAGTGGTACCTACACCTTCGAACCTTCTACAGGTAAGGTGGTGCTGTCAACACTGCTGCTCAACATCACCTGCTATGCCAAGAAGAACGCCGATGGCATTGGCTTGCTGTTCGAGTCAACCAAGTTGCTCACGCTCTTCCAGACCATGTCTGCATTGAGTGGCAACAAGACCATGAGCACCATCAGCGACCTGTCTAAGAACTACGACGGTCTGCGCATGGGCTTCGACTTTAAGTAA
- a CDS encoding glycoside hydrolase family 105 protein yields MNKLKTNLILLALACGTAVMAQQVNDSNTPLHLMKPAYRCGYGVPEAAMVKQTMDRVLHYLQQSTPAVLEDSKTHREITNLKTINEHTQLRRGDFRLTSYEWGVTYSAMLAAYRATGDVAYRDYVYERYRLLAAAAPYFARLCQQGKKIDPVMRKVVDPQALDDAGAVCSSMIKACVADKSLRLEALIDNYTSYILNKEYRLGDGTFARLRPQHNTLWLDDMFMGIPTVADMGLYTGDARYYDQAAAQVLQFAQRMFVPEKQLFRHGWVEDMNPHPAYHWGRANGWAILTLCEVLDVLPQQHPQRQAILKLLQQHAEGLARLQGIDGYWHQLLDRPETYEETSCTAIFTYSLAHAINNGWLDAKAYGPIVMLGWHAVEKAVNDRGQVTGVCVGTGMGFDAAFYAYRPVHVMAAHGYGPVIWAGAEVLSLLQSQHPKMNDSAVHFYDQEINTDEPIFSVDGKTDF; encoded by the coding sequence ATGAACAAATTAAAAACAAATCTCATCCTGTTGGCTTTGGCCTGTGGCACTGCAGTGATGGCCCAGCAAGTCAACGACTCAAACACACCGCTTCACCTGATGAAGCCTGCTTACAGATGCGGTTACGGTGTGCCCGAGGCCGCAATGGTGAAGCAAACCATGGACCGCGTGCTCCACTATCTGCAACAATCTACGCCGGCCGTGCTCGAAGATAGTAAGACACACCGCGAAATCACCAATCTAAAGACCATCAACGAGCACACACAGTTGCGTCGTGGCGACTTCCGACTGACCAGCTATGAGTGGGGTGTCACCTATTCGGCCATGCTGGCAGCCTACCGCGCAACCGGCGATGTCGCCTATCGGGATTATGTTTATGAGCGTTATCGCCTCTTGGCGGCTGCCGCTCCCTATTTCGCACGGCTTTGTCAGCAGGGCAAGAAGATTGACCCAGTGATGCGCAAGGTCGTCGATCCACAGGCACTCGATGATGCCGGTGCTGTCTGCTCGTCGATGATTAAAGCCTGCGTGGCCGACAAGTCACTGCGGTTGGAGGCACTTATCGATAACTATACCTCTTATATATTAAATAAAGAGTATCGACTTGGCGATGGCACCTTTGCCCGTTTGCGCCCTCAGCATAACACCTTGTGGCTCGACGATATGTTCATGGGCATCCCCACCGTGGCTGATATGGGCCTCTATACGGGTGATGCGAGATACTACGACCAGGCTGCAGCACAGGTGTTGCAGTTTGCCCAGCGCATGTTTGTGCCCGAGAAACAGCTGTTCCGTCATGGATGGGTGGAGGACATGAATCCCCATCCCGCCTATCACTGGGGCCGTGCCAATGGCTGGGCCATCCTCACCCTTTGCGAGGTGCTCGATGTGTTGCCTCAGCAGCATCCTCAGCGTCAGGCTATTCTCAAACTGCTGCAACAGCATGCCGAAGGACTGGCTCGCCTTCAGGGCATTGATGGCTACTGGCATCAGTTGCTCGATCGCCCCGAAACCTACGAGGAGACTTCTTGCACCGCCATCTTTACCTACAGTCTGGCACATGCCATCAACAATGGGTGGCTCGATGCCAAAGCCTATGGACCGATAGTCATGCTCGGTTGGCATGCTGTCGAGAAGGCTGTCAACGACCGCGGTCAGGTGACCGGCGTCTGTGTAGGCACAGGTATGGGCTTCGATGCTGCCTTCTATGCCTATCGTCCTGTCCATGTCATGGCTGCCCACGGCTATGGTCCCGTCATCTGGGCCGGTGCCGAAGTGCTCAGTCTCCTGCAGTCACAGCATCCCAAGATGAACGACAGTGCCGTGCATTTCTATGATCAAGAGATCAATACCGATGAACCAATCTTCAGCGTCGATGGAAAAACGGATTTTTAG
- the gpmI gene encoding 2,3-bisphosphoglycerate-independent phosphoglycerate mutase, which translates to MAKKALLMILDGWGIGKHGKGDVIFNTPTPYLDLLTATSAHSQLQASGEDVGLPDGQMGNSEVGHLNIGAGRIVYQDLVKINRACKDGSIVENPQVKAAYTYAKENGKKLHLMGLCSDGGVHSSLDHLFKLIEVGKHYGLKNQTFVHCFMDGRDTDPKSGKGFIEQVTKVCADNDAAIASIIGRFYAMDRDKRWERVKEGYDLIVNGTGKQATDMVKAVEESYAEGVTDEFIKPIHNSAVNGCIEEGDVVIFINFRNDRAKELTMVLTQQDMPEQGMKTIPGLQYYCMTPYDASFTGVHILFPKENVENTLGEYLSQQGKKQLHTAETEKYAHVTFFFNGGREQPYEGEDRILVPSPKVATYDLKPEMSAFEVKDKLVAAINEAKYDFIVVNFANGDMVGHTGVYNAIAKAVWAVDNCVKDVIEAAKANDYEAIIIADHGNADNAINPDGTPNTAHSLNPVPFIYVTNNNSATVKDGRLADVAPSILHIMGLEKPADMTGENLIQD; encoded by the coding sequence ATGGCAAAGAAAGCGCTATTGATGATTCTCGATGGATGGGGAATCGGTAAGCATGGTAAGGGCGATGTGATCTTCAATACTCCCACACCTTATCTCGATTTGTTGACTGCCACTTCGGCTCACTCACAGTTGCAGGCTTCGGGTGAAGACGTTGGTCTGCCCGACGGACAGATGGGTAACTCTGAGGTTGGCCACCTGAACATCGGTGCCGGACGCATTGTTTATCAGGACTTGGTGAAGATTAACCGCGCCTGCAAGGATGGCTCTATCGTTGAGAACCCACAGGTGAAGGCTGCCTACACCTATGCAAAGGAGAACGGCAAGAAGCTGCACCTGATGGGACTCTGCTCTGATGGTGGTGTGCACTCAAGCCTCGACCACTTGTTCAAGCTCATCGAGGTGGGCAAACACTACGGTCTGAAGAACCAGACCTTCGTGCATTGCTTCATGGATGGTCGTGACACCGACCCCAAGAGCGGTAAGGGCTTTATTGAGCAGGTAACAAAGGTGTGTGCCGACAACGACGCTGCCATCGCCAGCATCATTGGTCGTTTCTATGCTATGGACCGCGACAAGCGCTGGGAGCGTGTGAAGGAGGGCTACGATCTCATCGTGAACGGCACAGGTAAGCAGGCTACTGACATGGTGAAAGCTGTAGAAGAGAGCTATGCAGAGGGAGTGACCGACGAGTTCATCAAGCCTATCCACAACAGTGCCGTGAACGGATGCATCGAGGAAGGTGATGTGGTGATCTTCATCAACTTCCGCAACGACCGTGCTAAGGAACTCACCATGGTACTGACTCAGCAGGATATGCCAGAGCAGGGCATGAAGACTATTCCCGGACTGCAGTACTACTGCATGACGCCATACGACGCCAGCTTCACCGGCGTCCACATCCTCTTCCCCAAGGAGAATGTGGAGAACACGCTGGGCGAGTATCTGTCACAGCAGGGTAAGAAGCAGTTGCACACTGCCGAGACCGAGAAATATGCACACGTCACCTTCTTCTTCAACGGTGGTCGCGAGCAGCCTTACGAGGGTGAGGACCGCATCTTGGTGCCCAGTCCTAAGGTGGCTACCTACGACCTGAAGCCTGAGATGAGTGCCTTCGAGGTGAAGGACAAACTGGTGGCTGCTATCAACGAGGCTAAGTACGACTTCATCGTCGTGAACTTCGCCAACGGTGATATGGTAGGTCATACGGGTGTTTACAATGCAATCGCTAAGGCTGTATGGGCTGTTGACAACTGTGTGAAGGACGTCATCGAGGCTGCAAAGGCCAACGACTATGAGGCTATCATCATTGCCGACCATGGTAATGCGGACAATGCCATCAACCCTGACGGCACACCTAACACAGCTCACTCGCTGAATCCCGTACCTTTCATCTACGTCACCAACAACAACTCGGCTACGGTGAAGGACGGTCGTCTGGCCGACGTGGCTCCTTCTATCCTCCACATCATGGGTCTGGAGAAGCCTGCCGACATGACTGGCGAGAACCTGATTCAGGATTAA
- a CDS encoding uracil-DNA glycosylase, with amino-acid sequence MNVQIEETWKQYLQGEFEKPYFAQLTDGVRREYQAGACYPPGKLIFNAFNLCPFDQVKVVIIGQDPYHEPGQAHGLSFSVQDGVPFPPSLQNIFKEIHDDLGTPMPVSGDLSRWARQGVLLLNATLTVRAHQANSHAALGWQHFTDAAIKALASSREHIVYMLWGGFARSKAAMIDRHSNLVLESVHPSPLSANRGGWFGQHQFSRCNQYLIQTGQQPINW; translated from the coding sequence ATGAACGTACAGATAGAGGAAACATGGAAACAATACTTGCAAGGTGAGTTTGAGAAGCCCTACTTCGCACAGTTGACCGATGGCGTGAGGCGCGAGTATCAGGCAGGCGCTTGTTATCCTCCAGGAAAACTGATCTTCAATGCCTTCAACCTGTGTCCGTTCGACCAGGTGAAGGTGGTCATCATCGGACAGGATCCCTACCATGAGCCGGGACAAGCACATGGACTGAGCTTTTCGGTGCAGGACGGTGTGCCGTTTCCACCTTCGCTGCAGAACATCTTTAAAGAGATACACGACGACCTGGGCACACCAATGCCTGTTTCGGGCGACCTGAGTCGCTGGGCACGTCAGGGGGTGTTGTTGCTCAATGCTACTCTGACGGTACGGGCACATCAGGCCAATAGTCATGCTGCGTTAGGATGGCAGCACTTCACCGATGCTGCAATCAAGGCATTGGCTTCGTCACGCGAGCATATAGTATATATGTTGTGGGGCGGCTTTGCCCGTTCAAAAGCAGCGATGATTGACCGCCATTCCAACTTGGTGTTGGAGTCTGTTCACCCTTCACCGCTCTCCGCCAACCGCGGTGGCTGGTTCGGTCAGCATCAGTTCTCGCGTTGCAACCAGTATCTCATCCAAACCGGACAGCAACCCATCAACTGGTAA
- a CDS encoding DUF6250 domain-containing protein → MEKRIFSLLFSVVCALMVHAQSGLDARSFKKYWMVESEAPDYRLSFSGDTCELVAPKGLTLWRKQAVKQGMAVEYDVLVTDDRLSDMNLFWMASDPAATSVFKNMNQRQGVFKNCYQLQMYYLGYGGNYNSTTRFRRYMGGGEVPPVWKEYTDGAHLLRSGHWYHWRVESTREGRTRIFVDGELLVDYLDPTPLTRGWFGFRTTLSRVRLTNFRIETLPAQSEVPLHWIGVTPTVPQPVTFGVPFAQGELKKTADASQFADADCWPLACWPDGSVKWMGVSGVFPVAKSGALTVKDMGRQLYIANQHLQVFIPKQGSHFIDSLLIDGLKVGSSATLVASTTSSHYTAEIESATFERVGKVSAVVKVTGHHGGNDGRRWLPFTLRLYVWQGSDQIKLVHSFIYDGEQSRDFITSLGVRFGVPMRTETYNRHVAFAVDGDSLWHEPVQPLDGRRTLDKDVNWQARQMQFESVPAKETFSEKGQTLLSEWAQWDGFRLSQLTDNAWSIRKRATDRTPWIGTLTGCRASGQVFVGDTDGGLNVRLSDFWQSYPSTIQVDRARSDEAQLTMYLWSPEAEPMNLCHYDTIAHGLLSSYEDVQEGMSTPYGIGRTSELWLLPYAGKPQYDAQRGDYHLLPTPEYLHRKRAFGIWSLPTRHREVEQRLDDYITIFQRETERCKWYGFWNYGDVMHAYDEERHEWRYDVGGYAWDNTELASPMWLWYSFLRSGRADIWRMATAMTRHNSEVDTYHIGPFAPLGSRHNVSHWGCGAKEARISQSAFLRFFYYLTADERTGDLMHAQTDCDTLLYHLDPMRLAEPRSLYPCQAPARLRIGPDWMAYAGNWMTEWERTGNRRYADKIKTGLQSMANLKHGLFTGNKALGYDPASGRITYDGPDSLLNTNHLCTIMGGFEVMNELMVMLPSPQFESTWLDHARRYREMAMKVSGNKFPVRRLDAYAAWRDRDVERRSQVWQSLLAPAHGISTNDAALWSLDAIYMLEVF, encoded by the coding sequence ATGGAAAAACGGATTTTTAGTTTGCTGTTTTCTGTGGTCTGTGCGTTGATGGTTCATGCGCAGTCGGGGCTGGATGCTCGCTCGTTCAAGAAATACTGGATGGTGGAATCAGAGGCTCCCGACTACCGTTTGTCGTTCTCTGGCGACACCTGTGAGCTGGTTGCCCCTAAGGGATTGACCCTTTGGCGCAAGCAGGCGGTGAAGCAGGGCATGGCTGTGGAGTACGATGTGCTTGTCACCGACGACCGTCTGAGCGATATGAACCTCTTCTGGATGGCCAGCGACCCAGCAGCAACGTCTGTTTTTAAGAACATGAACCAGCGGCAAGGTGTGTTCAAGAACTGCTATCAGCTGCAGATGTACTACCTGGGCTATGGCGGTAACTATAACTCCACCACGCGCTTCCGTCGCTATATGGGCGGTGGTGAGGTGCCTCCAGTCTGGAAGGAATATACCGATGGTGCCCACCTGTTGCGCTCGGGCCATTGGTATCACTGGCGTGTGGAGAGTACCCGCGAGGGGCGGACCCGCATCTTTGTCGATGGCGAACTGCTGGTTGACTACCTCGATCCTACCCCCTTGACCAGAGGTTGGTTTGGTTTCCGCACCACACTCTCTCGTGTCCGACTGACCAACTTCCGCATTGAGACGCTTCCTGCGCAGTCCGAAGTGCCCCTGCACTGGATTGGCGTTACCCCCACGGTGCCCCAACCCGTCACCTTTGGCGTGCCTTTCGCTCAGGGCGAACTGAAGAAGACTGCCGATGCCAGCCAGTTTGCCGACGCCGACTGCTGGCCTTTGGCTTGCTGGCCCGACGGTTCTGTCAAGTGGATGGGCGTGTCGGGCGTCTTCCCAGTAGCAAAGTCGGGTGCCCTCACCGTGAAAGATATGGGCCGTCAACTCTATATTGCCAACCAGCATCTGCAGGTTTTCATACCTAAGCAAGGCAGCCATTTCATTGACAGTCTGCTGATTGATGGTCTGAAGGTGGGCAGCAGTGCCACCCTGGTAGCCTCCACCACCAGCAGCCATTACACCGCAGAGATAGAGAGTGCTACGTTCGAACGGGTGGGAAAGGTGTCTGCCGTCGTGAAAGTGACGGGGCACCATGGCGGAAATGATGGTCGTCGCTGGTTGCCTTTTACCCTCCGCCTCTATGTTTGGCAAGGCAGTGACCAGATAAAACTTGTTCACTCCTTTATATATGACGGCGAACAGTCGCGCGATTTCATAACCTCATTGGGTGTTCGCTTCGGTGTGCCTATGCGCACCGAGACCTACAATCGTCATGTCGCCTTCGCAGTCGATGGCGACTCTCTGTGGCATGAGCCTGTACAACCGCTTGACGGTCGCCGGACATTGGATAAAGATGTCAACTGGCAGGCACGTCAGATGCAGTTCGAAAGTGTCCCAGCCAAGGAGACCTTCAGCGAGAAGGGTCAGACGCTGCTCAGCGAGTGGGCACAGTGGGACGGCTTCCGACTGTCGCAGCTCACCGACAATGCCTGGTCTATTCGCAAACGAGCCACCGACCGCACCCCATGGATTGGCACGCTGACCGGCTGTCGTGCGTCAGGACAAGTATTCGTGGGTGATACCGATGGAGGCTTGAACGTCCGTCTTTCAGATTTCTGGCAGAGCTATCCCTCCACCATTCAGGTGGACCGTGCCCGCAGCGACGAGGCTCAACTCACCATGTACCTTTGGTCGCCAGAGGCCGAGCCCATGAACCTGTGCCACTACGACACCATCGCTCACGGACTGTTGTCCAGCTATGAGGATGTGCAGGAGGGCATGAGCACCCCCTACGGCATTGGTCGCACCAGCGAACTGTGGTTGCTGCCCTACGCCGGAAAACCTCAATACGACGCTCAGAGGGGCGACTATCATCTGTTGCCTACGCCCGAATACTTGCACCGCAAGCGTGCCTTCGGCATATGGTCGCTGCCCACCAGGCACAGGGAAGTGGAACAGCGCCTTGACGACTATATCACCATCTTCCAGCGCGAGACAGAGCGCTGCAAGTGGTATGGCTTCTGGAACTATGGCGACGTGATGCATGCCTACGACGAAGAGCGCCATGAATGGCGCTATGATGTGGGTGGCTATGCCTGGGACAACACCGAACTGGCTTCGCCCATGTGGCTGTGGTACAGTTTTCTGCGTAGCGGACGGGCTGACATCTGGCGCATGGCAACGGCCATGACCCGCCACAACAGTGAGGTAGATACCTATCATATCGGGCCCTTTGCACCGCTTGGCAGTAGGCACAATGTGAGCCATTGGGGCTGCGGCGCCAAGGAGGCACGCATCTCGCAGTCGGCCTTCTTGCGTTTCTTCTACTACCTCACTGCCGATGAGCGCACTGGCGACCTGATGCATGCTCAGACCGACTGCGACACCTTGCTCTATCATTTGGACCCGATGCGTCTGGCTGAGCCTCGTTCGCTCTATCCCTGTCAGGCACCTGCCCGTCTGCGCATCGGTCCCGACTGGATGGCTTATGCCGGCAACTGGATGACGGAGTGGGAACGAACTGGCAATCGTCGCTATGCCGACAAGATCAAAACGGGGCTGCAGTCGATGGCCAATCTGAAGCATGGCCTCTTCACTGGCAATAAGGCGCTGGGCTATGATCCCGCCTCAGGGCGAATCACCTACGATGGTCCAGACAGTCTGCTGAACACCAACCACCTGTGTACCATCATGGGCGGCTTTGAAGTGATGAACGAGTTGATGGTCATGTTGCCTTCACCGCAGTTTGAAAGCACCTGGCTCGACCATGCCCGTCGTTACCGTGAGATGGCCATGAAGGTGAGCGGCAACAAGTTCCCCGTGCGTCGTCTCGACGCCTATGCTGCGTGGCGAGACCGCGATGTGGAGCGTCGCTCGCAGGTGTGGCAGTCGCTGCTGGCGCCCGCCCATGGCATCTCTACCAACGATGCCGCCCTGTGGTCGCTCGATGCTATCTATATGTTGGAAGTATTTTAA